One window from the genome of Nicotiana tomentosiformis chromosome 5, ASM39032v3, whole genome shotgun sequence encodes:
- the LOC138892542 gene encoding uncharacterized protein — translation MGIVEASGVTFTTFQLSGAVYQWWRVYEEGSPADAASLLWTQFSEMFLREFVPQTLRDAWRVEFEKLRQRTMTVSEYAIMFSELSCHAPTLVPTVRERVCRFIEGLSYDLRFCMARELRTDTPF, via the coding sequence atgggtattgtggaggcgAGTGGAGttacttttactacattccagctatcAGGAGCAGTGTATCAATGGTGGCGggtttacgaggagggtagcccagccgatgcagcCTCACTTttatggactcagttttcagagatgttcttgagagagtttgttccccagacccttcgggatgcatggcgcgtggagtttgagaaGCTGCGTCAGcgcaccatgacagtgtcagagtatgccattatgttcagtgagttatcctgtcatgcacctactttggttcctacagtcagagagcgagtctgcagattcattgaggggctcagttatgatcttagattttgcatggctcgagagttgcggACTGATACCCCATTTTAG